ATCCGCTTCCGCCAGCCTCAGCAGCGCCGAACGCTCCTCTGGAGCAAGCGCAGTCGGCACCAGATGCCGGTAGTCGACCCTGCCGATCTGCTCGACATCCAGGCCGCAATCGGCTTTTTGCGTGAGGATGCAGCCCACCAATCCATCGGTATGAGACAGGTTGAAGCGGATCGGAGCAGAGGACGGCGAGACGAGTTCGGGCCGTCCCCCGGGTGCAGAAGCAAAAGTCAGTTCACGCGGATCAGCGACCATATAGCGGGCAAGCAACAGCCTGAGCAGGCCATGGCTGAAGACGTACATGTCGCGGTCGCGGTCGAAGACAAAGCGTCGGGCACGCTGGCGCTCCTCCTCGTTCAGAACGTCACGGGCCGCATTCCACAGCCTGACGCTTGCTTCCCTCGGCTGGCTCAGAAAAATATCGACCCGCAGTTCACTGCTCACCTGCCATGGATCCAGGTCGCCCGCCATGCTCATTGCTGGTGTTCCACGGCTGACCAGTCGACCAAATCGGCAATTGTTGGGCGTTGGTGCATGGATCGGGACTTGAGCGGATCTGGATCTGTGATGGGGCTATCTATGTGGTCGGTCCATTGCGGCGGATGGATTTAGGGCGTGCGCATGCAAGCATACGATTGAGGGCGGCGCAGCCGATGGCCACTTCCGTCTGCTGAGCGTGAAACGACCGAGCCCGCAGACGCCGCCCGATGATGGACTTGTATCGGCCGATGGCAGTCTCGACCAGCGAGCGCTTGCCGTAGCCGGTGGAGGCCTGCCATTTCATTCGCCCGTCTCTGCTGATTGCAGCGATCTGCTGATCCCTTTGTCCGGGAGATTGATCGCCGGCTGGTTCGGTCGCGTTGGCGCGCGGGGGAATGACGATGACGGCAGCCGCACTGTGGTCGGTGACCGCGTCGTAGGTGGGCTTCCCGTCATAGGCGCCGTCGGCTGTGAACTGCCCGATCCGACCATCGATCTGGTTGAGCAACGGCTCCACCTGCGATGCGTCGCCCGCGTCCTGGTCGGTCATCGTATGTGCAATGATCTCGCTGCTATCGGCATCCAGTGCCACATGCAGCTTTCGCCAACCACGGCGGGATCTGGCGCCATGCTTCTCCTCCAACCATTGGCCCGCGCCGTAGACCTGCAGTCCAGTGCTGTCGACAAGAATATGCACTGGCCCGTCCGGTCGACCCTGGAGGTCATGCGCCTTGTTGGGCGATTGCCCTGTTCGCGCCCGACGGCTCAGGGTGGTATGATCGGGGACAGCGAGCGCCAAGCCCATCAAGGGCAGCACCGATCCTAATAATCCTTCGACCTGACGCAGCCGCAAGCCGAACACCAGGCCCAGCGTCAAGGCGGTCTCGATGGCTAGATCGGAATAACGAGGCTGGCCACCACGCGTCGTTCGGCGTGGAGCAAGCCACATGGCAAGCGCCTCCGGTGTCAGCCACAGGGTCAAGCTGCCACGTCGCCGTAACCCCGCCTCATATTCCGGCCAGTTCGTCACCTTGAATTTCATCCTGCCGATGCGATGGCGGCGGGCGGCGTTATGTTTGAAAGGCATCAAGGTCACAGATCGGTTATTGAGGTTGCCGATCGCCTACACCACGACCGCTAAACGATCCGTGCACCAACGCGCTCCAGCGGTGTTGCAGCAAATGCCGGCATGACGAATTCAAGCTTCGACGACAGCCCGAATGCAGCAGCCGCAGCAGCCGACCCCAGGACGGCGCGACGTGACATGGTAAACATGAATATGCCTCCTCTTGTTGATGGCATTTATGGTGGCGAAGACGGCTATTGCTCAGACGTCCTCGCTGACGAACTAGATCGCCGGCAAGGAACGCTTATTCCCGATCTTGAGCGTCATTTCTTCAATTGATTGAAAAACAAGCGTGATTTCTATCGCGCGCGACCAGTATCCCGCTGCATGCAGAAAAATCGGCGCCGGCGTGGAATAAAACCGCGCGCCGATCGGTCTAGACGGCAAGGGACCGCATTGCATGCCTGCCGGTCTCACGCCTAAATTCGGCTGCTGTTGAGGCAGGGAGGATGTGACAAACGATCAGATCGCCTATCCCGTCGGGATCGACCGATTGGATGCTGCTGTTGGCCCGGCACGCGTCAAGGACCCGCATTCGACCATCACCGCTAGCGGTGTTTCTCGGCGGCGTGGGCCGACTATTGCTCCTCATGGTCTCGGAGAAATCGAGCGGCGATCCGATTGCTTCGACGGCGGACGCGACCGTGCAGCACGAGTTAATGCAGCGCTTTCAGCACTTGATCCTTCCACATCTCGACGCGGCCTATAATTTTGCCCGCTTCCTCAGCCGCGATGCGGATGCGCGCAGGACATCGTCCAGGAGGCGTTCTTGCGCGCCTACCGCAATTTCGAAACCTATCGCGGTGGCGATCCGCGCGCCTGGCTCTTTGCCATCGTCAGGAACTGCTGCCATGTCTGGCGCCAGCGGGATCGCCGCAAAGCGCGGTTCGAGCAGCCTATGGGCAATGATGGCTACGCTGACCCTGATGAGGGTGGTGAGTACCAGATCGCCTCGGAAGAGGATTCGCCGGAGACAGAAACGATCCGGCGAAGCGAGCAGCAGCGCGTGCGCGCTGTTATCAGCCGGCTGCCTGAGGCGATGCGGGAAATTCTTGTCTTGCGCGAGCTTGAGGATCTCTCCTACCGGCAGATCGCCGAGATCATCGATGCGCCGATTGGCACTGTCATGTCGCGGCTTGCAAGGGCACGGCGTGACTTTGGCGAAGCCTGGGATGCATGCAACAAAAGCGAGACCGCAGGATGAGTGAAGCCCAACGGAAAGGCTGCCCGGAATGGCGCGTCATGCTGCACGGCTTTGTCGATGGCGAGCTGGATTCCGCCCATGCAGCGCAATTCGAGGATCATCTCGCCACCTGCGCGCATTGCAGGGCGGAGATGGAAAGGGTCCGTGCCGTGAGAGAGATCATCGATCAGGATGGCGTCAAGTGGCGACCGCCGGAGGCCCTGCGTTCGCAGGTCCTGTCGATGTTGTCATTCGAACAGGAAGCGGCGGCGGCCAGCCTGCCCCCGCCACGCCAGGCGCCTGTCTGGCGCCGCGCCTTGGATTTCATTCGGCAATGGAGCTTCGTGCCTTCGCTCGCGGTTCTGGCGGCAGGCGCCATCCTATTTGTCAACGCGCCGTCGCAGACCGTGCTTTTGCAGGACCAGATCATGGCAAGCCATGTTAGGTCGATGATGGCCGATCATCTGACCGACGTGCTGACCTCGGATCAGCATACAGTAAAACCTTGGTTCAACGGCAAGATCGATTTTTCGCCACCGGTCAGCGATCTCGCCAAGGATGGCTTTCCGCTGGTCGGCGGACGTGTCGACTATATCGGTGGTCGCGCCGTTGCGGCGCTCGTCTACCGGCGCCATGGCCATGTCATCAACCTGTTCATCTGGCCGGCGGCATCGGCCGCGCAGACGACGACGGTGCATGACGGCTACAACATGACGCAATGGTCGGATGGCGAGCTCGTGTTCTGGGCGATTTCGGATGTCGCCGCGGGCGACCTGGCCGAGTTCGAGGCCTTCTTCAGGGCGGCGGCGCAAGGCTAGATGTGAAGACAGAGACCGGGTTGCCAAATGGGCCCAGGACGCTGAGAGCCTGATCAATCTGATGCCAGCCTACCAGATGAACCCCGATCAGATGGGGCCGATCGTCCGCAACACCGCCGACGGAAAGAAGCGACTGGTCCATGCGCGCTGGGGATTGCCCTCGCCGCGCTTCGCATTTGAGAAGGCGGCCAAAGCCAAGGCCGAGAAACTGGCGGCCAAGGGCAAACCTTTCGATCTCGAAGAACGGGCCTGTCGCAAATTTTTCCGCTTAACCCTATGTTGACCATCCGCAGAGAATTTGCCGCTCCGAAAGTTGCGGAGCGAACCGATGATTCTGAATGCCATTGCCGAAAAGCTGAAGCGCCAGTCGAAGGATGATTTCAAAGGCAGGCATTTCGAGGCCTGGCTGATTGTACAGGCGGTCGCTTGGTACCTTCGTTATCCGCTCAGCTATCGGGATATCGAGGAGATGTTCGGGGAACGCGGCTTCGTGGTCGATCACAGCACAATTAATCGGTGGGTATTGGCCTACGCGCCGATGATTGAGAAGCGGCTGCGTCAGTTCCGCCGGCCACATTGCGGCTCTGTTCGCGTTGATGAGACCTATGTCAAGATCCGCGGCAAATGGCGATACCTATATCGGGCCATCGACAACACGGCAATCCGATGGACTTCCTGTTGACGGCGAAGCGCGATCTCGACGCCGCCAAACGGTTCTTCCGCAAGATGCTCAAAGACGAGCCCTTGTTGTCGCCGAATAAGATCGGGACGGACGGGGCCAACACCTTCCCGTCAACGATCAAAACGTCGGTTGATGATGGGCTTCTACATCCGGACCCCGTCCACTATGTCACCAAGCACCTCCAGCAAAATCGAAAGTGACCATTTCCGGGTAAAGAAGAACATGCCAAAAATCGGTGGCTTCCAATCTTTCAACACGGCGCGGCGAACCATCGCGGGTTTCGAGGCGATGCTGTGGCTGAGGAAAGGCTTCGGCCTCTCGGGCAGTTGGACCATCAACGATCAGAACGATCTGCTTGCGCGCCTCTTCGGACTGCAGAAAGTTAACAAAGCATGAAACTGAAGATGCTCAAGGGATAATCGCGCGCTCCGAAAATGTTTGCGACAGGCCCCGAAAATCTCTGCCGATGGGCGACATGCGGTTAACCAGAAAATTTGCGACAGGCCGAAATTCTGATTGAGTTCCGCGAAGGAGATTGAGTTCAAGAGCAATCGCTGATCGCCGAACTTGGTTCCTAATGCAAGCCAGACGAGCCGTTTATCTTCCAAGATCCATCTGATGGACAAGCGACACCATTGAACCGAGTCACGCCCTCGAGACTTTGCTTGCTTGTGACGAAGTCGCGGCATCCATTTGGATTGTTTGTACCCGGCCGGACCTGCTCGATCACCCCGGCGCTGCCAGTTGACGGGTTGGCCCACGCTAGCGGATCAGAACCGATCGTCGCCCGTCCCACGGTTTCGGCGATCACCGTTTGGTCAGTGATCGGAACTGCCGCCGCAGCAACCGGAGCAACTGTGGACGTCTGGAGCGGTTCGGTGTTTGAGCAAGCGGTAAGCATCAGCGCAGGGAACACGATGGCAATCTGGATCAGTTTTGAAAGCATTGAGTGATAAACCATCCTTTCGGACGCTGCAGATGACATCATATTGTGACCAGATGCGGGCGCCATTGACTGCTCATTTCGCGGACAACGACGAAAATCTCGAACAATAATGGTTCAAATTCTCAAAGACCCAATAGGCTGGCTCGCAAATTGCCCCATCTTCAGGAAATCGGTGGCGGTGCGCCAATGGCTACCGCCATTACTCCGTGAGGAGTCCTGGCGATCCTTAAACGGGGTCGGTGTGGGGCAGAGTGACTGACGAGTTTTCGCCAGCATTTCGGTTGAAGTAGCGGACCTCTGAATGCTAGCATGCTGTCTCTTAGGACAAGGGCCCACCACTTCGGAAGAACCGGGCGGCAAAGCGCTTGATGCGCAAGCTCCTGAAAACACAAGACCGTCCGCCCCGTGTAATGATCACCGACAAGCTGCGTCCTATGGTGCGGCGAAACGAGAGAGCATACCAGGCCTCGATCATCGTTCTCACAACCGACTGAATAATAGGGCGGAGAATCCTCATCAACCCGTCCGACGACGGGAGAGGATCATGAAGCGCTTCAAAGTATCGCGACAGCTTCAGCGTTTTCGTTTCCATCCACGACCGGATCAGCAGACACGCAGATCTTCACCCAGCCGGAACATAGTAACGTCCCGGGTTTCGAGCACCGCTGACAAAACTGCGTATCCGCATCTTCAGGCTCAAGCTGCACACCATTCGGCAGCGACGCTGTCAAACATAGGCGTGTCGATGTCTGCCGAGCTTTCCGCCGGGGCCTCCATGCGCGAAACCTCCTGGAACATTATCTCGCGCATCCAGATGCTTCCGGGGTCGGAATTGTGAAGCAAGGGCCACTGCACAGCCTCCGTGAACCAGAGGGAAGGCAGCGGATGATCGACGATCTGGAGGCGGATGGTGGGTTCGAAATGTCTGACGAGCCGCAAGGGCAGCGTTGCTATTCGGTTTGTCCCCAATAGCAATGATGGGATTAAGTTGAAGCCGGGCACCACGATATCGATACGCCGCTTAAAACCGTGCTCAAGCAACAGCCATTGTTCAACGGATGGCTTCAGCGTCCGACCGAACTTGGCCGCAACATGTCCGATGGACATGAATTGCTCAAGGGAAAGCTTTCCTCGCAGCTGCTGGTTGGTAGGGCAGCCGACACATACCAGTTTCTCGTCAAACAGCTTAGCCTTGGGATGGGCGGCTAACATGAACAAATCTGGAAGGATCAAGAAATCCACATCGCCACTGCGGAGAAGTTCGTCCGGATCATCATCGAGGGAGAGCAACTCGAAGCTGACGCCGGGTGCTTCGCGCGCCACCCGCTTTATGACCTTTTCGAAGAATACGAGTGCCATGAAATCGGAAAGGATGATCCTGAAACGCCGGTCCGACTCTGCCGGAACTAGTGGGTCCCAAGCAAGGATAGAAGACTTAATATGCAGAAGAGCATCGCGAACTGCAGGGGCAAGCGCTTCGGCTCGCGGCGTGAAGACGAGCTTGCGTTGCTGCATCACAAATAGCTCGTCGTTGAAATAGGCGCGAAGCCTGCCAATGGCTGCGCTCATGGCCGGTTGACTGAGGTTAATGCTGCGCGCTGCTGCCGTGAGCCTTCGCTCTGTCATCAAAGCATTGAGAGCGACGAGAAGATTTAGGTCCAGGCCCTTAAAACGCATTCCACCACACCTTGATGGTCCGATCAATATCGGGGCACGATCTCCCTCCTAACGAGTGTGGAGGCGAATGTGACGCCTTCAATGAGAACTGTCTCCACTGGATAACCGCGGACTTGACCGCCGTTCCACCTTATCTTCTCGTATTATGGTATACCATCAACCGCAAGTCAAACTTGCGCGGGCTCTCTGTCTGACACCTCGATGAAGTCGTGGTACGCGTGGAAACCAACACCGGCCTCAAGGTCGAATGTGCCCTCGACACCCGCACCTACCACAAAGGCGTCAAGGTCTCCGATGCCCAGATGGCAAAACTCAACATCAGCGGTGACGCTTTCCATCCAGAGTGGAACTACACCATCACCCCAAGAAACGTGTAGCGGTTATTCTGCGAACTATCCTAAGTGTCTGTTCAAGAATGGCTTGCGGGCGCGGGGTTGAGTGAAGGGCGGCAATCAGATTCTTTGTATTTTGCGACAAATACGGAGACATCGAATGGCCTGGACACCCTTCACCCGGCGTCATCATGACAGAAGCCGCATGCGCTACGCAAGCGATCTGACTGACCGTGAGTGGAGCTTGATCGACCCCTTCATGCCAAGGCAGCCCCGACTTGGCCGCAGACGCAAGACGTCCCTTCGGGCGGTGATGGACGCGATTTTTTATCTGCTGCAGTCGGGCTGCCAATGGGCATTGCTACCGCATGATTTTCCACCGAAGAGTACGGTCTATCATTATTTCAAGCGGTTCTGCCGGGACGGGACGTGGCGTCGTATTCATGACGCGCTCTATTGCCGAACGCGGCAGCTTGAGGGGCGCGAAGAGCAGCCATCATTTGCCATCATCGATAGCCAGTCGGTGAAGACAGGCCTGGACGCCCGTTCTGATATCGGCTATGACGCGGGCAAAAAGATCAAGGGTCGCAAGCGGCACATTCTGGTCGATACCCTGGGCATGCTTCTGAAAGCAGAGGTCCACTCGGCGGGCATTCAGGATCGCGACGGAGCGGCACTTGTCTTCGACAAGCTGGCCAACCGCTTTCCATTCATCGAAAAAATCTGCGGCGATGGCGGCTATCAGGGCCCAACGGTCGAAGAGACAAGCCCGCGACCGATGGAGATTATCAAACGCAATCAAGCCGGTTTCCAGATGCTGCCGAAGCGATGGATCGTCGAACGAACGCTGGCTTGGCTCGGCATAAACCGCCGAATGGCAAAGGATTTCGAGCGCTTCTCAGCCACAAGCCTCGCCTTCATCCAAACCGCAATGATCAAGCTCATGACCAGAAGGCTCGCTCGATATCCCCTTTCTTGAATAGACTCTAAGAGAGCTTGGCACTGGGTTCAATGATCCTGGTGACGAGATTTTGGTACTGAGGGACTTGACGAACAAAGGCCCATTACAGAAGCGCTACTAGCGCAACTTAACGGGCTACGACTGGCTCGTGCCGCTAAGTTTACGAAGCCTCGATACAGCTTCGGCAGTAACCAATTCCTGTGAATTCCCCCTGCGTCCCGGGACTCTTGCGAAATTATAAGCTAACCTTCCATTAACGTCTGAGGGGAGAAAGGGCATGGACACGATCGGCACCGACCACCTAGAATCCAACCGCTTCTACTGGGCTCGCCGCCTGCCGGCAAAGGGTGCATCGATCCCCGGCCCCAGTGAGATCGAGGTTGTCCAGATCTCGACCGTTTTCGGCGCAGCCTCCGAGTTCTGGACGGTCGCGGTAGTGGGCAGCGACGAACATTTCGATCTCTCCGCCTTCGAATTCTTGCACAAGGTCCTCTCCCCGCCAACCGCCGAGGGTCGACGCCCAAATTTGACCCTTGTTTCCGCCGGACCGCGCCGTTAGGCCGTTGAATTTAGACTGCCAGAGAGCCTGAGGCAGGCTGCTGAAATTCACTCTGGGTTGGCGAGTTGCCTGCTGTGGGTCTGATTTTTTTAGGAATTGGTGCAGGGATCAAATTTCAACATTTTTCATCTATGCGGCCGGATCGAAAATAGGTTGATTGATCCAGCATGCCGCACAAACATAACGCCGCCCGCCGCCATCACATCGGAAAAATGAAGTTCAAAGTGACGAACTGGGCGGAGTATGAGGCGGCGCTTCGCCGCCGTGGCAGTTTGACCGTTTGGATAACGCCGGAAGCTTTGATCGGTTGGGCTGCCCCACGTCGCAGGACGCGTGGTGGCCAGCCTCTCTATTCGGATCTGGCGATCGAAACTACTCTGATGCTGGGCATGGTGTTTGGGCTGCGTTTGCGCCAGAGCGAAGGGCTTTTGAGTTCGGTGCTCGACATGATGGGATTGGATCTGCCTGTGCCCGATCACACCACGTTGAGCCGGAGGGCCAGAACCTGGAAGCCATTGAGCAAAAGCAATGACCGCCAACCTGTGGCGGACGGGCCGGTTCACGTCTTGATCGATAGCACGGGATTGAAGGTCTATGGCGCGGGCCAATGGCTGGAAGAAAAACACGGCGTAAAGTCCCGGCGCAGCTGGCGAAAGCTGCATCTGGCTGTTGATGCCGACAGTGGCGAGATCATTGCACATAGTCTGACAGATCAGGAAACCGGCGATGCCTCGCAGCTGGAGCCGTTGCTGGATCAGATCGACGATGAGATCGACCAGTTCACTGCCGATGGAGCCTATGATGGCTATCCAACCTACGACGCAGTTCTCCGTCACAGCGCAGGCGCAAGGGTCGTCATTCCACCGCGCTCGAACGCGGTTGAACGGCCCAACGTCCAAGCATCCTGCCAGAGAGACGACCACATATCATCCATGCAGGCAGATGGCCGGCTGAAATGGCAGACGTCCACCGGCTATGGCAAACGGGCGCTGATCGAAACGGCGATGGGCAGATACAAGGGCATCATCGGGCCGCGTTTGCACGCTCGTTCATTCCGGTCGCAGCAGACAGAGGCTGCGATCGGGGTCACCATACTGAACCCAATGCTCGCCTGCGGACGCCCGAAATCCGTTCGTTGCGAGGCACCGACGGCAGCAACGAAATAAGTACGCATCAAAGACCGAATGATGACCCGTCGCTGAGCGGTGCACCAACGCCCATCTCATCGTCATCTGGCTTTCTCAGCGGCACCAGTTCCTATAGTCTGCCTTATCGAACCATGGATGCACATGCCGGGCGTTCGTGGAGAAGCTCACATTCGCCCGCAAGGCAGCACTGCATCCGGTCAGGGAAGATCGAATATAAAATGGGAATGTAGGAAATGGTTCAGAAGACGAACGATCTTTCACCCGCTGGCGAGTTCTCGAGGCAGTCGATCATTCGAGAGGCTCGGCTCCTGTTTTCCAGTGGGTATTCGTCCGCCAGTATCGACCGAATACTGCTGAAGCTGAACCTGACCAAGGGATCGTTCTACCACCACTTCGAGGACAAAAAAGCCTTGTTCAAGGCGGTTGTCGCAGAGGTTCAACAGGATGTTGCCACGAATGCAGAGCTCGCCGGCAAAGGAGCAGAATCGGCGGAGAAAGAGCTCACAGCCATCTGTCGCAGCTTCTATTCGCAGCTGCAGAGGGGCGACGTCATGCGGATCATCTGCAGAGATGCTGGCTCAATCCTGACCTCGGAAGAGTGCGGTCAGATCGATGAACAATATATGGGAGCTGTCCTCGGCCGCGCGATTAGGCGCGCGCAACAGGAAAAACTGCTGTCTGAGGAGCTCAGCCCCGATGCGCTGATACGCATAATCACAGGCGCCATCTACCAGACGCTCGAGTGGGGATGGGATGACGAGACCGGCCAACGGGTTGCTGACGGAGAAAAGCTTCTACTTCAGATGTTACACGCGCTAATGCGCCGTTGACAACATACCGACGGCATGGTTGCCTCCATACCATTGGTATGGAGACGCCTATGTTTCATTCCCGTCGTGGTCAAACCCAACGTGCAAATATCTTCGGTCACAATATAGCTATCATCGGCGGTGGACCCACCGCCTTGTACTTTCTCAAGCATGTCGTGGATGCGCCCCTCGAAAACACGGTTCTCACATTCTTTAGTTCGGCAGAGCAGCTCGGGCCTGGAATGCCCTACAGTCCCAGCTGGGTTGCCAAGGAGCATCTTGCCAATATCGCCTGCGAAGAGATTCCCGACCTTGAGCAGTCCCCCCACGAATGGCTGGCAAGTCAGCCAGATGGTTGGCTCGCGGATCACAACATTCGGCGGGCACAAATCGGCCCGAGCTTCATCCCGACCCGTTGGGTGCTTGGCGAATACCTTAACGCCCAATTTACCGCGCTTGCCGCGAGGGCCGCATCCCACGGCATTGCTGTCCAGTATCTGAACACCGTGAAGGTGAAGGATATTGAAGCAATTGGCGATCGACGTTTTGGGGTGATCTTTGAGGGGGTTGGGGGCTTCGATGCTCAGCGTCTCGATTTCGACAAGGTCGTGATTGCCACTGGTCATGAGTGGCCCTCGGACCCTCAGCCGAACACGAAGTTTCTGACATCGCCATGGCCAATTTCACGGCTCACGAGCACACTGGCGAAATCGGTTGGCATCATCGGCAGCTCACTATCCGCCGTCGATGTGTGCCTTACGATCGCCCGGATGAACGGCGAGTTTATCCGAGACTTTGACGGCAGGCTCGAATATGTCCCAGATGTTCTATCACGCGATCTCAAGATCGTATTGCATTCACGGCGCGGCCTCCTCCCGAGCTTGCGCTTCCATTTCGAATATCCGCGGATTCAAGTCCATCAATATATCAGTGAAGACGAAATTCGCGATCACATTGCTGGCAACGGTGGCTTCCTGTCGCTGGATTTCATTTTTGAGCGATCGCTGAAACAGGCCGTGGCACAAAAATCCGTGTCGCTTTACGCACAGATTGCGCACATGGATCTCGAGCAATTCATCGGCTTCATGTACGAGCGGCGACAACACCATGACCAGTTCGGCTTTCTGCGCCAAGAATACACGACATCCTTTGCGTCGCTTAGAAATAGAGAGCCAATATTTTGGAAGGAAATCCTGGACGACGTCGCCTACACGTTAAACTTCTATGCCAAATATTTGAATAAGGTCGACTTCGACCGCACGCGAAATTGGCTGATGCCGCTGGTCTCTCACGTCGTCGCTTTTCTTCCGCAACAGTCCTGCGAGCAGCTTTTAGCATTGAATGACGCCGGACACCTCACTCAAGCAACGATCAGCGGCGACTGGTCGACGACGGAAGATGGCGGCCACCAAATATCGCTGTCGTATATTGATCCGGATACCGAGGCCAAAATTTCCCTCAACTATGACCTCATCGTTGACTGCCGCGGGCAACGGCCGGCGGCCTTTGAGAAGTTTCCGTTTCCGTCCTTGGCGCGTCAGGGTACGGTTTCCCCCGCCAAGATTGGCGCCAGCCGGCTGACCCAAGGTCGGTCAGGTCAGGAAAACGCTCTGGTCGGCGGCGTTGATGTCGACGATCGATTCCATACGATCGGAGAAGGTGGGGAGGTCAACAAGTCTCTCTTCGTCCTCGCAGCACCTCATATCCATGGCCTCTACCCGTATCATTCCGGCCTTCCCTTCTGCAATGAAGCGACCAAAATTGTGGCGCGTGCCCTATTCGACACCAAGGAGGCAATCCAATGACGAGTGAGCTTTTCGGGATCGCATCTTTGGTGGTCACGCTTATCCAATACGCGCCCTACTGCTGGAAAACCTATTCGGGAAAGTTGAGACCTCACGTTTTTTCCTACGTCATTTGGGGGCTCGGGGCGGCAATCGTGGCAGGCGCGCAGTGGTCGGCTGGTGCTGGGCCGGGGGCATGGGCAATGGCCTTGGTGGCACTGCTGTGTTTTGCCGTTGTTGCCCTTTCACTGCGTGGGGGTGCCAAATACGTCACAAAAACGGACGTCTGGACATTTCTCGCGGCCTTAGGCGCGCTTCCCATCTGGTACTTTACGAAAGATCCACTATTCGCCGTCATCGTGATTACGGTGATCGACATCGCCGCGTTCTACATGATTTTCAACAAGGCCCTCGCGCATCCGGAAGAAGATAGTATCCTCTTCTATGCTGTCGCCGCTATCCAATACGTCCTTTCTATTTTTGCCACCGATGTTTTCAACCTCACGACGCTTTTGAATCCGGTGGTACTGATCGCGTGCGCCGTATCCGTGATATTCGCGATGTGGATAAACAGAATCGCGGTGAATACGAAAAGCGCATAGGGCAGACGCGGCTCGTTTGCCAAGCCAAGTCCAGGACTGAAAGGGGCACCGTAAAGTTAACCGACGGCTGATGAAGATGTGCGTACATGGGCCATGTCGGCATTGCCAAGTTGTTTGTCTTTGGTTGGAGGTTGGCGAGGCGGCCGTTTTTCAAGCCACCATTTCTGCAGTATAGTCGGCCCACAGGCAGAAGGCATCTGCCCTTGCGTGGCGGTATGAGAGAGCTGAGAGGTTGCACCGGCGTGGACGAAAGATCGTATTGATTTGATCGTGGGCTGACAGAAAGCGTTGCGCTTGACGAGGCGATTTGAACCGCCCCATGATCTTCTCCCGCTTCCTGGTCTGGCGGTGTGAGTTTTCAATTCTGTTGTTCAGGCCTTTATGGGCCCGATGGTCTGCATCTGGCGCCAGGTCTTGTATCAGTTTGACGTAGCTGCGCAGTTTGTCCGTTACGAC
The DNA window shown above is from Rhizobium leguminosarum and carries:
- a CDS encoding 4'-phosphopantetheinyl transferase family protein, with translation MSMAGDLDPWQVSSELRVDIFLSQPREASVRLWNAARDVLNEEERQRARRFVFDRDRDMYVFSHGLLRLLLARYMVADPRELTFASAPGGRPELVSPSSAPIRFNLSHTDGLVGCILTQKADCGLDVEQIGRVDYRHLVPTALAPEERSALLRLAEADRPDRFCEIWTLKEAYLKGRGLGISYPIRNISFSGFDGNRRCRVVGDERDDGSTWHFWSRTFAGAYSAAAAVRTQRDDVKFSATFIEDLP
- a CDS encoding IS5-like element ISRm33 family transposase, coding for MPFKHNAARRHRIGRMKFKVTNWPEYEAGLRRRGSLTLWLTPEALAMWLAPRRTTRGGQPRYSDLAIETALTLGLVFGLRLRQVEGLLGSVLPLMGLALAVPDHTTLSRRARTGQSPNKAHDLQGRPDGPVHILVDSTGLQVYGAGQWLEEKHGARSRRGWRKLHVALDADSSEIIAHTMTDQDAGDASQVEPLLNQIDGRIGQFTADGAYDGKPTYDAVTDHSAAAVIVIPPRANATEPAGDQSPGQRDQQIAAISRDGRMKWQASTGYGKRSLVETAIGRYKSIIGRRLRARSFHAQQTEVAIGCAALNRMLACARPKSIRRNGPTT
- a CDS encoding anti-sigma factor family protein, translating into MSEAQRKGCPEWRVMLHGFVDGELDSAHAAQFEDHLATCAHCRAEMERVRAVREIIDQDGVKWRPPEALRSQVLSMLSFEQEAAAASLPPPRQAPVWRRALDFIRQWSFVPSLAVLAAGAILFVNAPSQTVLLQDQIMASHVRSMMADHLTDVLTSDQHTVKPWFNGKIDFSPPVSDLAKDGFPLVGGRVDYIGGRAVAALVYRRHGHVINLFIWPAASAAQTTTVHDGYNMTQWSDGELVFWAISDVAAGDLAEFEAFFRAAAQG
- a CDS encoding RT0821/Lpp0805 family surface protein encodes the protein MAPASGHNMMSSAASERMVYHSMLSKLIQIAIVFPALMLTACSNTEPLQTSTVAPVAAAAVPITDQTVIAETVGRATIGSDPLAWANPSTGSAGVIEQVRPGTNNPNGCRDFVTSKQSLEGVTRFNGVACPSDGSWKINGSSGLH
- a CDS encoding LysR family transcriptional regulator, with amino-acid sequence MRFKGLDLNLLVALNALMTERRLTAAARSINLSQPAMSAAIGRLRAYFNDELFVMQQRKLVFTPRAEALAPAVRDALLHIKSSILAWDPLVPAESDRRFRIILSDFMALVFFEKVIKRVAREAPGVSFELLSLDDDPDELLRSGDVDFLILPDLFMLAAHPKAKLFDEKLVCVGCPTNQQLRGKLSLEQFMSIGHVAAKFGRTLKPSVEQWLLLEHGFKRRIDIVVPGFNLIPSLLLGTNRIATLPLRLVRHFEPTIRLQIVDHPLPSLWFTEAVQWPLLHNSDPGSIWMREIMFQEVSRMEAPAESSADIDTPMFDSVAAEWCAA
- a CDS encoding ISAzo13-like element transposase-related protein, whose protein sequence is MVRVETNTGLKVECALDTRTYHKGVKVSDAQMAKLNISGDAFHPEWNYTITPRNV
- a CDS encoding IS5 family transposase; this translates as MAWTPFTRRHHDRSRMRYASDLTDREWSLIDPFMPRQPRLGRRRKTSLRAVMDAIFYLLQSGCQWALLPHDFPPKSTVYHYFKRFCRDGTWRRIHDALYCRTRQLEGREEQPSFAIIDSQSVKTGLDARSDIGYDAGKKIKGRKRHILVDTLGMLLKAEVHSAGIQDRDGAALVFDKLANRFPFIEKICGDGGYQGPTVEETSPRPMEIIKRNQAGFQMLPKRWIVERTLAWLGINRRMAKDFERFSATSLAFIQTAMIKLMTRRLARYPLS
- a CDS encoding IS5 family transposase codes for the protein MPHKHNAARRHHIGKMKFKVTNWAEYEAALRRRGSLTVWITPEALIGWAAPRRRTRGGQPLYSDLAIETTLMLGMVFGLRLRQSEGLLSSVLDMMGLDLPVPDHTTLSRRARTWKPLSKSNDRQPVADGPVHVLIDSTGLKVYGAGQWLEEKHGVKSRRSWRKLHLAVDADSGEIIAHSLTDQETGDASQLEPLLDQIDDEIDQFTADGAYDGYPTYDAVLRHSAGARVVIPPRSNAVERPNVQASCQRDDHISSMQADGRLKWQTSTGYGKRALIETAMGRYKGIIGPRLHARSFRSQQTEAAIGVTILNPMLACGRPKSVRCEAPTAATK